The following proteins come from a genomic window of Lachnoclostridium phytofermentans ISDg:
- a CDS encoding glycosyltransferase family A protein, protein MINIDIPFDIPIVLLIYKRKEKIKRILERIAQVKPQKIYIIADGPRNDSEIEAINECRRQVEDCIVWDCEIVRNYANKNRGVYANIGLGARWVFEHEEYAIFLEDDNLPEVTFFYFCKELLERYREDTRILWICGTNYLQKYEPEDGSSYVFTKHLMPCGWASWSKKFLQFYDGELNLMNNKDLLIRLKSQYEDHRLYFQQLYLTSMEKSRIDNNMRPISWDYQMEFALRANNLYGISPKYNQIENIGVDNDSIHGGVDYSNIMTQRFCNIKSFPLEFPLIHPSTIIPDKEYEKKVGKIILYPFSLRLKIKISLIIKKIFKIPKNESIKATLRVLFTKK, encoded by the coding sequence ATGATTAATATTGATATTCCATTTGATATACCAATAGTATTACTTATTTATAAAAGAAAAGAGAAAATAAAAAGAATATTAGAACGTATTGCTCAAGTTAAACCTCAGAAAATATATATTATAGCAGATGGACCAAGAAATGATAGCGAAATTGAAGCAATTAATGAATGTCGTAGGCAAGTAGAAGACTGTATTGTATGGGACTGTGAGATAGTAAGAAATTATGCTAATAAAAATCGAGGTGTTTATGCAAATATAGGATTAGGTGCAAGATGGGTATTTGAACACGAAGAATATGCCATCTTTCTAGAAGATGATAATTTGCCAGAGGTTACATTCTTTTATTTTTGCAAAGAATTATTGGAAAGATACCGTGAAGATACACGTATTCTTTGGATATGCGGTACTAATTATTTGCAAAAATACGAACCAGAAGACGGTTCTAGTTATGTGTTTACAAAACACTTAATGCCTTGTGGGTGGGCATCATGGAGTAAAAAATTCTTACAATTCTATGATGGTGAATTAAATCTTATGAATAATAAAGATCTTCTCATTCGTTTAAAGTCACAATATGAAGATCATCGCTTATACTTTCAGCAACTATATTTAACAAGCATGGAAAAAAGTAGAATTGATAATAATATGAGACCAATTTCATGGGATTATCAAATGGAATTTGCTTTACGTGCCAATAATCTGTATGGAATTTCCCCAAAATATAACCAAATTGAAAACATTGGAGTAGATAATGATTCAATACATGGAGGAGTAGACTATTCAAATATTATGACTCAGCGTTTTTGTAATATAAAAAGTTTTCCTCTTGAATTTCCTTTAATACATCCTTCAACAATAATTCCGGATAAAGAATATGAAAAAAAGGTAGGTAAAATCATTCTTTATCCTTTTTCTTTACGATTAAAAATAAAGATATCTCTTATAATTAAAAAGATATTTAAAATTCCAAAGAATGAAAGTATAAAGGCTACATTAAGAGTCTTATTTACTAAAAAGTAA
- a CDS encoding glycosyltransferase, protein MYNNLDIIFLGGLFPKEKEEDIINNSIISVQNAANNLQWEFVKGLDENLPKPIKIINSLYIGSFPKRYKKLTIDTYKFHHALQNSHDINVGFLNLPIIKNFSRYHSLKTYFKKWALNKSGETKIVIAYAMTFTFTHILRYVKRINSNIITCLIVPDLPQYMNLTYNKKVIYTLIKNIEINLIKSDTNYIDSYVLLTEYMRDALNINVPYVVIEGISTNLFDNVNGVPEDNGIKTILYSGGLNEKYGVIKLIQAFEKLQEKNYQLIICGSGDAEAYIKKAATRDKRIIFKGLLKREEVLALQKSATVLVNPRPNNEEYTKYSFPSKNLEYLSSGIPLISYRLDGIPKEYNEYIYFINEDTEESDGLFLTMKEVLEKSDEELKEKGLRAKEFVLKEKNSANQAKKLLNMIITISEGNHRL, encoded by the coding sequence TTGTACAATAATTTAGATATTATTTTTCTGGGTGGACTATTTCCAAAAGAAAAAGAAGAAGATATTATAAATAATTCTATTATCTCAGTTCAAAATGCAGCTAATAATTTACAATGGGAATTTGTTAAAGGATTAGATGAAAATCTACCAAAACCAATAAAGATTATAAATTCATTATATATAGGTTCGTTTCCGAAACGATATAAAAAATTAACTATTGATACTTATAAGTTTCATCATGCACTCCAAAATTCCCATGATATAAATGTAGGCTTTTTAAATTTACCTATAATTAAAAATTTTAGTAGATATCATTCTCTAAAAACATATTTTAAAAAGTGGGCATTGAACAAAAGCGGAGAAACTAAGATTGTGATCGCATATGCAATGACCTTTACATTTACGCACATTTTGAGATATGTAAAAAGAATAAATAGCAATATTATTACTTGTTTAATAGTGCCAGATTTACCTCAGTATATGAACCTTACATATAATAAGAAGGTAATCTATACATTAATAAAAAATATTGAGATTAATTTAATTAAATCTGATACTAATTATATTGATAGTTATGTTTTGCTAACAGAATATATGAGAGATGCTTTAAATATTAATGTACCGTATGTTGTTATAGAAGGTATTTCTACAAATCTTTTTGATAATGTTAATGGTGTACCTGAAGACAACGGAATAAAAACTATACTATATAGCGGGGGATTGAATGAAAAATACGGGGTCATTAAATTAATACAAGCATTTGAAAAATTGCAAGAAAAGAATTATCAATTAATTATTTGTGGCTCTGGAGATGCAGAAGCATATATAAAAAAAGCTGCTACTAGAGATAAAAGAATAATTTTCAAAGGATTATTAAAAAGGGAAGAAGTTCTTGCATTGCAGAAATCTGCAACTGTACTAGTAAATCCTAGACCCAATAATGAAGAATATACAAAATATAGTTTCCCGTCTAAAAATTTGGAGTATTTATCATCTGGTATTCCTTTAATATCATATAGATTAGATGGTATTCCTAAAGAGTATAATGAGTATATCTATTTTATTAATGAAGATACAGAAGAAAGTGATGGCCTTTTTTTAACTATGAAAGAAGTACTAGAAAAATCTGATGAGGAATTGAAAGAAAAAGGTCTTCGTGCAAAGGAATTTGTATTGAAAGAGAAAAATAGTGCTAATCAAGCAAAAAAATTACTTAATATGATAATTACTATATCTGAAGGTAATCATAGATTATAA
- the wecB gene encoding non-hydrolyzing UDP-N-acetylglucosamine 2-epimerase, with amino-acid sequence MRKLKVMTVVGTRPEIIRLSAVINKLEESEAIEHILVHTGQNYDYELNEVFFNDFKLKKPDFFLNAATGTAVETIGNILIKIDSILEKVNPEALLVLGDTNSCLCAISAKRRHIPIFHMEAGNRCFDQRVPEETNRKIVDHISDINMPYSDIAREYLIKEGLPADRIVKTGSPMYEVIQSRIEDIEKSDILERLELSEGKFFVVSSHREENINSEENFFELVNSINSIAEKYKLPVIISTHPRTRKMIESKGVVFNSLVNTMKPLGFNDYIKLQIKAKAVLSDSGTISEESSILGFKALNIRQNHERPEAMEEASVMMVGLGKDRILQGLEVLEAQEKNILRQVSDYCMPNVSDKVLRIILSYTDYVNRFVWRK; translated from the coding sequence ATGAGAAAACTTAAAGTAATGACGGTGGTTGGTACTAGACCGGAGATTATAAGATTGTCAGCAGTTATAAATAAATTGGAAGAATCTGAAGCTATTGAACATATACTTGTTCATACAGGACAAAATTATGATTATGAATTAAACGAGGTTTTCTTTAATGATTTTAAACTTAAAAAGCCTGATTTTTTTCTAAATGCAGCAACAGGAACTGCAGTAGAAACGATAGGCAACATTCTAATAAAGATTGATTCGATACTTGAAAAAGTAAATCCAGAAGCGCTGCTGGTACTTGGAGACACTAATAGTTGTCTATGTGCTATTTCTGCAAAAAGGAGACATATACCAATATTTCATATGGAAGCAGGTAATAGATGTTTTGATCAAAGAGTGCCAGAAGAGACTAATCGAAAAATCGTAGATCATATATCAGACATTAATATGCCATATAGTGATATTGCAAGAGAATATTTAATCAAAGAAGGCTTACCAGCAGATAGAATAGTAAAGACTGGAAGCCCAATGTATGAAGTTATACAATCAAGAATAGAAGATATTGAAAAATCAGATATATTAGAAAGATTAGAACTCTCAGAAGGAAAGTTTTTTGTTGTATCGTCTCACCGAGAAGAAAATATTAATTCTGAAGAGAACTTTTTCGAGTTAGTTAATAGTATTAATTCAATAGCAGAAAAATACAAATTACCTGTAATAATAAGTACTCATCCAAGAACTAGAAAGATGATAGAATCAAAGGGAGTAGTATTTAATTCACTTGTTAATACAATGAAACCTTTAGGATTCAATGATTATATTAAATTGCAAATAAAAGCTAAAGCAGTCCTAAGTGATAGTGGGACAATAAGTGAAGAATCATCTATTCTTGGTTTTAAGGCACTAAATATTAGACAAAATCATGAAAGACCTGAAGCTATGGAAGAGGCTTCAGTTATGATGGTAGGTCTAGGTAAAGATAGAATATTACAAGGACTTGAAGTTTTGGAAGCACAGGAAAAAAATATTTTGAGACAAGTATCTGATTATTGCATGCCTAATGTTTCGGATAAAGTATTAAGAATTATACTGTCATATACAGATTATGTTAATAGATTTGTTTGGAGGAAATGA
- a CDS encoding capsular polysaccharide biosynthesis protein CapF, which produces MKILVTGAKGFIGKNLIAELRNRKYEDILEFDQDTDISLLDHYTKECDFVFHLAGINRPETDEEFMKGNFGFTSILLGKLRENGNRSPILITSSIQAELDNPYGRSKKAAEEELYAYEKDNNSKVLIYRLPNVFGKWCRPNYNSAVATFCNNIANDLEIIVNDPTVVMNLVYIDDVVDEFINAIEGKENKIDKYCMVPVIHTVTLGKIVELIRSFKESRVNLMVPNMANEFEKKLYSTYLSYLPKDQFKYLLKMNIDSRGSFTEFIKTPERGQVSINISKPGIIKGNHWHNTKNEKFLVVKGNGLIQFRKVDSEEVIEYHVSGEKLEVLDIPVGYTHSIINEGDSDMVTVMWANEVFNPEKPDTNYLEV; this is translated from the coding sequence ATGAAAATATTAGTAACTGGTGCAAAAGGTTTCATTGGAAAGAATTTAATAGCTGAGTTAAGAAACAGAAAGTATGAAGATATTCTAGAATTTGATCAAGATACAGATATATCTCTTCTTGATCATTATACGAAAGAGTGTGACTTTGTATTTCATCTTGCTGGAATAAATAGACCAGAAACTGATGAAGAATTTATGAAGGGTAACTTTGGCTTTACATCAATACTTCTTGGGAAATTAAGAGAAAACGGTAATAGATCACCAATTCTGATAACTTCTTCTATACAAGCTGAACTAGATAACCCTTATGGAAGAAGTAAAAAAGCTGCAGAAGAAGAGCTTTATGCATATGAAAAAGATAATAACAGTAAAGTATTAATATATAGACTACCTAATGTTTTTGGAAAATGGTGTAGACCTAATTATAATAGTGCTGTTGCAACTTTCTGTAACAATATAGCAAATGATTTGGAGATTATAGTTAATGATCCAACAGTTGTAATGAATTTAGTCTATATTGATGATGTTGTGGATGAATTTATTAATGCAATAGAGGGGAAAGAGAATAAAATAGATAAATATTGTATGGTTCCAGTGATACATACAGTAACACTTGGGAAAATTGTAGAACTGATTAGATCCTTTAAAGAATCTAGAGTTAACTTAATGGTTCCTAATATGGCTAATGAATTCGAAAAAAAACTTTATAGTACTTATTTAAGCTATTTACCTAAAGATCAATTTAAGTATTTATTAAAGATGAACATAGATAGTAGAGGTTCTTTTACTGAGTTTATAAAAACCCCAGAAAGAGGACAAGTGTCAATTAATATATCTAAGCCAGGGATTATTAAGGGCAATCACTGGCATAATACGAAGAATGAAAAATTCTTAGTAGTTAAAGGAAATGGTTTAATTCAGTTTAGAAAAGTAGATAGCGAAGAAGTAATTGAATATCATGTATCGGGCGAGAAACTTGAGGTATTAGATATTCCTGTCGGGTATACTCATAGTATAATTAATGAAGGTGACTCTGATATGGTTACAGTAATGTGGGCAAATGAAGTGTTTAATCCGGAAAAACCAGATACTAACTATTTGGAGGTATAA
- a CDS encoding polysaccharide biosynthesis protein: MFKEKTLLITGGTGSFGNAVLERFLNTDIKEIRIFSRDEKKQDDMRHKYNNDKIKYYIGDVRDLQSIKNAMHGVDYVFQAAALKQVPSCEFFPMEAVKTNIIGTDNVLTACIEEGVKKVICLSTDKAAYPVNAMGTSKAMMEKVFVAKSRTVDPNKTLICGTRYGNVMCSRGSVIPLFIEQIKAGQPLTVTEPTMTRFIMSLEEAVELVIFAFHHAESGDIMVQKAPATTIGVLAQAIKELFNVDNEIKTIGIRHGEKMYETLLTNEECAHAIDMGNFYRVPADKRDLNYDKYFKVGDQGREKLSEFNSNNTQLLTIEQTKEKLLTLSYIREEIEAWENR; encoded by the coding sequence ATGTTTAAAGAAAAAACTTTATTAATAACTGGTGGAACAGGCTCCTTTGGTAATGCTGTGCTTGAGAGATTTCTTAATACCGACATAAAAGAGATTCGCATATTCTCTAGAGATGAAAAGAAACAAGATGATATGCGACATAAATATAATAATGATAAAATTAAATATTACATAGGAGATGTCAGGGATTTACAAAGCATTAAAAATGCTATGCATGGTGTTGATTATGTTTTTCAAGCTGCAGCTTTAAAGCAAGTACCATCATGCGAATTTTTTCCGATGGAAGCAGTAAAGACTAACATCATAGGTACAGACAATGTATTAACAGCTTGTATAGAAGAGGGAGTGAAAAAGGTAATCTGTTTATCCACAGATAAAGCAGCTTATCCTGTCAATGCCATGGGGACGTCGAAGGCTATGATGGAAAAGGTTTTTGTAGCGAAGTCGAGAACAGTAGATCCAAACAAAACGTTAATATGTGGAACTCGTTATGGTAATGTAATGTGCTCAAGGGGATCTGTAATACCATTATTTATAGAACAAATAAAAGCTGGACAACCACTTACTGTGACAGAACCCACAATGACTCGATTTATTATGAGCTTAGAAGAGGCTGTTGAGTTGGTTATATTCGCTTTTCACCATGCTGAAAGTGGAGATATTATGGTTCAAAAGGCACCGGCAACAACTATCGGAGTCTTGGCTCAAGCAATAAAAGAATTGTTTAATGTCGATAACGAAATAAAAACTATAGGAATACGCCATGGAGAAAAAATGTATGAAACATTATTAACTAATGAAGAGTGTGCACATGCAATAGATATGGGCAACTTTTATCGTGTTCCTGCAGATAAACGAGATTTAAATTATGATAAGTATTTTAAAGTTGGAGATCAAGGAAGAGAAAAATTATCTGAATTTAATTCTAATAATACGCAGCTACTTACTATAGAACAGACGAAAGAAAAATTATTAACATTATCCTATATAAGAGAAGAAATAGAAGCTTGGGAGAACCGATAA
- a CDS encoding glycosyltransferase family 4 protein translates to MQKHILVISQYFYPEQFRINDICSEWVKRGYKVTVVTGIPNYPHGKYYKGYGLTKKRKEVYNGMDIIRIPLIPRGNNSIMLAMNYFSFVASGFIWKNFTKVKADYVFIFEVSPMTQALPGVWYSKKKKIPCYLYVQDLWPENVEIITGISNRKIIGAIGKMVDYIYHRCTNVFTTSKSFITAIEVRGVPKDKIKYWPQYAEDYYYPMGKTSVSEIPNDGAFNITFAGNIGAAQGLDILPKTARVLKNKELKRKVRFNIVGDGRYKETLINLVSDYNVSEMFNFIPKQPSTRIPEIIAASDAAFLCLIKSPLFEKTIPAKLQSYMACGIAILASAEGESQNIITEANAGLCSSPGDEIELSKNIMLMLEKTSNELIQLGKNSCNYYNNNFSKIELLNEMDYYFD, encoded by the coding sequence TTGCAGAAACATATTCTAGTTATATCACAATATTTCTACCCTGAACAGTTTCGAATAAATGATATTTGTTCCGAATGGGTAAAAAGGGGATATAAAGTTACAGTTGTAACAGGTATTCCTAATTATCCTCATGGTAAGTATTATAAAGGGTATGGTTTAACGAAAAAGAGAAAAGAAGTTTATAATGGTATGGATATTATTAGAATTCCATTAATTCCACGGGGTAATAATTCAATAATGCTTGCTATGAATTATTTTTCTTTTGTCGCATCAGGATTTATTTGGAAAAATTTCACTAAAGTAAAAGCGGATTATGTGTTTATTTTTGAAGTTTCACCAATGACACAGGCTTTACCAGGAGTATGGTACTCAAAAAAGAAAAAAATACCATGTTACCTATATGTTCAAGATTTATGGCCAGAAAATGTTGAAATTATAACTGGAATATCTAATAGAAAAATTATTGGTGCTATTGGTAAGATGGTTGATTATATATATCACCGTTGTACAAACGTTTTTACAACTTCTAAAAGCTTTATTACAGCTATTGAAGTTAGAGGTGTTCCGAAAGATAAAATAAAATATTGGCCGCAATATGCGGAAGATTATTACTATCCTATGGGAAAAACAAGTGTCAGTGAAATTCCTAACGACGGTGCGTTTAATATAACGTTTGCAGGAAATATTGGTGCCGCTCAAGGATTGGATATATTACCTAAAACAGCACGTGTTTTAAAGAATAAGGAACTAAAAAGAAAAGTAAGATTTAACATAGTTGGAGATGGTAGATATAAAGAAACTTTGATAAATCTAGTAAGTGATTATAATGTTTCAGAAATGTTTAATTTTATTCCTAAGCAGCCAAGCACTCGGATACCTGAAATTATAGCAGCGAGTGATGCAGCATTTCTTTGCTTAATAAAAAGTCCGTTGTTTGAAAAAACAATTCCTGCAAAACTTCAATCATATATGGCTTGTGGAATAGCTATTCTTGCATCTGCTGAGGGGGAATCACAAAATATAATAACGGAAGCTAATGCAGGTTTGTGTAGTTCTCCAGGAGATGAAATAGAATTAAGTAAAAACATTATGCTGATGTTAGAAAAAACATCAAATGAATTGATTCAATTAGGTAAAAATTCATGTAATTACTACAATAATAATTTTAGCAAAATTGAGTTATTAAATGAAATGGATTACTATTTTGATTAA
- a CDS encoding NAD-dependent epimerase/dehydratase family protein: MKKILITGANSYIGTSFEKWISQYPDDYFIETVDTRNDLWTEIDFSYYDVVFHVAGIAHVSSDPNLEDLYYKVNRDLTIKIAQKAKDQGVKQFLFMSSIIVYGDSSCFKKVIDIRTVPSPSNAYGNSKLQAEESIKSLEDDKFKIVILRPPMIYGRGSKGNYPKLAKAARKLPIFPDIDNERSMLHIDNLCEFIRLMIINEESGLFFPQNSEYVKTSEMVKLVAEAHGKKIKLVKVFNWMLKIMSNKIIIINKVFGNLVYDHSMSEYKEDYQIRDLKDSIKTTEI; encoded by the coding sequence ATGAAAAAAATACTTATTACAGGAGCTAATAGCTATATAGGGACAAGCTTTGAAAAATGGATATCCCAGTATCCAGATGATTATTTCATTGAAACAGTAGATACGAGAAATGATTTATGGACTGAAATAGATTTTTCATATTATGATGTTGTATTTCATGTTGCTGGAATAGCTCATGTTTCATCAGACCCTAACTTAGAAGACTTATATTATAAAGTGAATCGCGATTTAACAATAAAAATTGCCCAAAAGGCAAAAGATCAAGGCGTGAAGCAATTTCTTTTTATGAGTAGTATCATTGTATATGGTGATAGTAGTTGTTTTAAAAAGGTCATTGATATAAGAACTGTGCCATCACCTAGTAATGCCTATGGAAATAGTAAGCTGCAAGCTGAAGAAAGTATTAAATCGTTAGAAGATGATAAATTTAAGATTGTGATCCTTAGACCACCTATGATATATGGGAGAGGATCAAAAGGGAATTATCCAAAGTTGGCGAAAGCAGCTCGTAAACTTCCTATTTTCCCAGATATAGATAATGAAAGAAGCATGTTACATATAGATAATCTTTGTGAATTTATCAGGTTAATGATAATTAATGAAGAAAGTGGGCTATTTTTTCCGCAAAATAGTGAGTATGTTAAAACTAGTGAAATGGTAAAGCTAGTAGCTGAAGCTCATGGAAAGAAAATTAAATTGGTAAAAGTATTCAATTGGATGTTAAAAATAATGAGTAATAAAATTATAATTATAAATAAAGTGTTTGGTAATTTAGTTTACGATCATAGTATGAGTGAATATAAGGAAGATTATCAAATTAGGGATCTGAAAGATTCAATTAAGACTACTGAAATTTGA
- a CDS encoding sugar transferase: MFYLKIKRLMDSIISLIALILLSPLFLILIIAIKIDSRGPVLFKQKRVGRHKSYFNILKFRTMRIDTPKDTPTHMLENPDYWITRVGKFLRKTSLDELPQIFNIIKGDMSIIGPRPALWNQYDLIDERDKFGANNILPGLTGWAQINGRDELPIDVKAKLDGEYVNKIGFSMDVKCFFGTFIAVLKRDGVVEGGTGTLGHRKTVNKETAGQ; this comes from the coding sequence ATGTTTTATTTGAAAATTAAAAGATTAATGGATTCTATTATTTCATTAATAGCACTTATATTATTATCTCCATTATTCTTGATTTTAATAATTGCTATTAAAATTGATTCAAGAGGACCAGTTTTATTTAAGCAGAAAAGAGTTGGTAGACATAAAAGCTATTTTAATATATTAAAGTTTCGAACTATGAGGATAGATACTCCAAAGGATACTCCTACACATATGTTAGAAAATCCAGATTATTGGATTACAAGAGTTGGTAAGTTCTTAAGAAAAACAAGTTTAGATGAGTTACCACAAATTTTTAACATAATTAAAGGTGATATGAGTATTATTGGACCTAGGCCAGCACTCTGGAATCAATATGATTTAATTGATGAGCGAGATAAATTTGGTGCTAATAATATATTACCGGGACTTACTGGATGGGCACAAATTAATGGAAGAGATGAACTCCCTATTGATGTAAAAGCAAAATTAGATGGTGAGTATGTTAATAAAATTGGGTTTTCAATGGATGTGAAATGCTTCTTTGGAACATTTATAGCAGTTTTAAAAAGAGATGGCGTTGTTGAAGGTGGAACAGGAACATTAGGGCATCGAAAAACTGTTAATAAGGAGACGGCTGGACAATGA
- a CDS encoding tyrosine-type recombinase/integrase yields MEEGVEKVQMRKKEELKKMERKLGVESLQGNKEVLNKKESKKEIKKEQNEKKSLNLPKGITRCSDGRYQARYTYEGHRYCLYGRDVKELEERLNNAKYEIQHGIYAKEERISLNAWYETWINEYKSMTVKQGTVESYECMYLYYVKPELGKRLIKDIRGEHIQKLYNDLSRNGYSKSTISLIHVLLGAMFKQALKNELIKKNPVDFTTLPRAERKKERRVLTLKEQEILLKEITGHELEPVVRLSLATGLRVGEVTGLEWCDVDFNKKEVTVRGTLKCTRKGMEYYKDTPKTDKSTRSIPLLDNMELMLKRYRIIQKEHKLSMGIDWKPIEGLEDLVFLREDGKPFSGQHIRQQLVHIVDGINEKYYSKKSIRQEKLLEEKFDYFTPHALRHTFATRALENGIPPKVVQEILGHSSITMTLDLYTHVLPQTKAQEMKKLESLI; encoded by the coding sequence ATGGAAGAAGGAGTTGAAAAAGTACAGATGAGAAAAAAAGAAGAATTAAAAAAAATGGAAAGAAAATTAGGTGTGGAAAGTCTGCAAGGTAATAAGGAGGTACTGAACAAGAAAGAAAGCAAGAAAGAAATTAAGAAAGAACAGAATGAAAAAAAGTCATTGAATTTGCCTAAGGGAATTACTAGGTGTTCTGACGGCCGTTATCAAGCTAGATATACTTATGAGGGACATCGATATTGTTTATATGGTAGAGATGTAAAAGAACTTGAGGAAAGACTAAATAATGCAAAATATGAGATACAACATGGTATCTACGCAAAGGAAGAAAGAATTTCATTAAATGCTTGGTATGAGACATGGATAAATGAGTACAAGTCAATGACAGTGAAACAGGGTACAGTGGAGAGTTACGAGTGTATGTATCTTTATTATGTGAAACCAGAATTAGGTAAGAGATTAATAAAAGATATTCGTGGAGAGCATATTCAGAAATTGTATAATGATCTATCCAGAAATGGTTATTCGAAATCTACAATTTCACTTATTCATGTTCTGCTTGGTGCTATGTTTAAGCAAGCCCTAAAGAATGAATTAATTAAAAAGAATCCAGTTGATTTTACAACTTTACCTAGAGCAGAAAGGAAGAAAGAAAGAAGAGTACTTACATTAAAGGAACAAGAGATATTATTAAAAGAAATTACAGGGCATGAATTAGAGCCAGTAGTACGCTTATCATTAGCTACAGGGCTAAGGGTTGGAGAGGTTACAGGTTTAGAATGGTGTGATGTTGATTTTAATAAAAAAGAGGTAACTGTCCGTGGAACATTAAAGTGTACAAGGAAGGGTATGGAATATTATAAGGATACACCCAAAACAGATAAAAGTACTCGGAGCATTCCACTATTAGACAATATGGAATTGATGTTAAAGAGATATCGAATTATTCAAAAGGAACATAAGCTTTCAATGGGGATTGATTGGAAACCGATAGAAGGACTAGAAGACTTGGTTTTCTTGAGAGAAGATGGCAAACCATTCTCGGGTCAGCATATTAGACAGCAACTTGTTCATATTGTGGATGGTATTAATGAGAAGTATTATTCAAAGAAGTCAATTAGACAAGAGAAACTCCTGGAAGAGAAGTTTGATTATTTTACACCCCATGCTTTACGTCATACTTTTGCGACGAGAGCTCTTGAGAATGGTATTCCACCAAAGGTTGTTCAGGAGATATTAGGGCATAGCAGTATTACAATGACGTTGGATTTGTATACGCATGTTTTACCGCAGACCAAAGCGCAAGAGATGAAAAAATTAGAATCGCTAATCTAA